In one Methanofollis sp. genomic region, the following are encoded:
- a CDS encoding flavodoxin family protein, with protein sequence MKVVAFNGSPKGEESNTHVMVDAFLEGAAQAGADVENVFLAEKKIDHCLGCFQCWASPAGRCVLKDDMAELIGLYSSADIVVFATPLHNDNVSSRLKIFIDRLLPLADPHFVVDAGGETVHPSRGGKIPTFVMIANCGFPEQSHFQVLRLLAQRMARNYKTEFVAEIYRGGGPWLTEPAAAEAVARYRDQVRAAGGEVVTAGRLSEGTRQRLEEPLVPSPEYVEIYRQAVNRYWDDLWSGQG encoded by the coding sequence ATGAAAGTCGTCGCATTCAACGGGAGTCCGAAGGGGGAGGAGAGCAACACGCACGTCATGGTCGACGCCTTCCTCGAAGGGGCGGCGCAGGCGGGCGCCGATGTGGAGAACGTCTTCCTCGCGGAGAAAAAGATCGATCACTGCCTCGGGTGTTTTCAGTGCTGGGCGTCCCCGGCAGGGAGGTGCGTCCTGAAAGACGATATGGCGGAGTTGATCGGCCTGTACTCCTCCGCCGACATCGTCGTCTTCGCAACGCCCCTCCACAACGACAATGTCTCCAGTCGCCTGAAGATCTTCATCGACCGCCTCCTCCCGCTCGCAGACCCCCATTTTGTCGTGGACGCGGGGGGAGAGACCGTCCATCCCAGTAGGGGCGGGAAGATCCCGACGTTCGTGATGATCGCAAACTGCGGTTTCCCCGAACAGAGCCATTTTCAGGTGCTCAGGCTCCTCGCACAGCGGATGGCACGGAACTACAAGACCGAGTTCGTCGCCGAGATCTATCGCGGCGGGGGGCCCTGGCTGACAGAACCGGCCGCTGCGGAGGCGGTCGCACGGTACAGGGACCAGGTGCGGGCGGCCGGGGGAGAGGTGGTGACGGCCGGCAGACTCTCCGAGGGGACGAGACAGCGCCTCGAAGAACCCCTCGTCCCGTCGCCGGAGTATGTCGAGATCTACCGGCAGGCGGTCAACCGGTACTGGGACGATCTGTGGAGCGGACAGGGATAG
- a CDS encoding ATP-binding protein produces MADLLELLVALNPWWSSRDFETGVRRERYLAKIKKYCASGEIVVLSGVRRSGKTTLLYQMIHDLIHTQGVDPRSILFVNCDEPALARLDHPLETVLDTYRSEVWSEEGAWLVFDEVQAIAGWERWVKATYDRGQFRLVISGSSSYLLDSEISTLISGRYLAVTVYPLDFSEYLLFRGVKIGADPIALTAMKYDLLRLLGQYIREGGFPQAVRQVYEGMKVDQLRAYYDSIVYRDIVRVNEVRNQRAMSDLLSYLLTNISSPYSYRQLERVLGIEATTIQEYIHYAEMARVLFEVQYFSYSLKVQARNSKKVYCIDTGLRNAVSFTFSADEGRCVENLVFLELRRRGYEPYYWKKSGEVDFVLKNPDNTLAAINVTYTESPPEREMNALREFAGEFGGRVKDLVLITKDTAATEGEVRCVPLWTWLLGVGDL; encoded by the coding sequence GTGGCTGATCTCCTTGAACTCCTGGTCGCGCTGAACCCCTGGTGGAGCAGCAGAGATTTCGAAACTGGTGTGCGGCGGGAGCGTTATCTTGCGAAGATCAAAAAATATTGCGCCTCCGGGGAGATCGTGGTCCTCAGCGGCGTCAGGCGCTCGGGCAAGACCACCCTCCTGTACCAGATGATCCACGACCTGATCCATACGCAGGGCGTCGACCCGAGATCGATCCTCTTTGTCAACTGCGACGAACCCGCCCTCGCCCGCCTCGACCACCCGCTGGAGACGGTGCTTGACACCTACCGATCAGAGGTCTGGAGCGAGGAGGGTGCCTGGCTCGTCTTCGACGAAGTCCAGGCAATCGCCGGATGGGAGAGGTGGGTCAAGGCAACCTATGACCGCGGGCAGTTCAGGCTGGTGATATCGGGGTCTTCCTCCTATCTTCTCGACTCTGAGATCTCGACCCTGATCAGCGGGAGATATCTGGCTGTCACGGTCTACCCCCTCGATTTTTCGGAGTACCTCCTCTTTCGGGGAGTGAAGATCGGCGCCGACCCGATTGCGCTCACGGCGATGAAGTACGACCTTTTACGCCTTCTCGGGCAGTACATCCGTGAAGGAGGTTTCCCGCAGGCCGTGCGACAGGTCTATGAGGGCATGAAGGTCGACCAGCTCAGGGCGTACTATGACAGCATCGTCTACCGCGATATCGTCCGGGTGAACGAGGTGCGCAACCAGCGAGCGATGAGCGATCTCCTCTCCTACCTCCTGACCAACATCTCCTCGCCCTATTCCTACCGGCAGCTGGAGAGGGTGCTGGGGATCGAAGCGACGACGATCCAGGAGTACATCCACTATGCCGAGATGGCGAGGGTGCTCTTCGAGGTCCAGTACTTCAGTTATTCCCTGAAGGTGCAGGCACGGAACAGCAAGAAGGTCTACTGCATCGATACCGGGCTGAGGAATGCCGTCTCGTTCACGTTCTCGGCCGATGAAGGGCGGTGTGTCGAGAACCTGGTCTTCCTCGAACTGCGGCGGCGGGGGTACGAGCCCTATTACTGGAAAAAATCGGGAGAGGTGGATTTTGTCCTGAAAAACCCGGACAACACCCTGGCCGCGATCAATGTCACGTACACTGAATCCCCTCCTGAAAGGGAGATGAATGCCCTCAGGGAGTTTGCCGGGGAGTTCGGCGGCAGGGTGAAGGACCTGGTGCTGATCACGAAGGATACGGCGGCGACGGAGGGGGAGGTCAGGTGCGTCCCGCTCTGGACGTGGTTGCTCGGTGTGGGGGATTTGTAG